The Exiguobacterium aurantiacum DSM 6208 genome includes a window with the following:
- a CDS encoding polysaccharide deacetylase family protein, producing the protein MRKWLVSSLLLCLFVSLALPVSATEKAVRHDDKQLVYMTFDDGPRPETLLLLDVLKKHQVKATFFILGKQVKGNEDVLKRIVAEGHALGLHSMTHDKKAFYKSPKSAVTEMKHVQQLIFQTTGVKTNVMRVPYGSVPHMTKRHRDAMTTAGFPMWDWNVDSLDWKRKDDPRLLQFDTIQKVRANRAKQVASVVLMHDQSTSAASLDYILRHLKREQYVFTTITDTTPPYNFYNKWNTNTSRK; encoded by the coding sequence TTGAGAAAATGGCTAGTATCAAGCCTATTGCTTTGTCTATTCGTCAGCTTGGCTTTGCCTGTTTCAGCTACGGAGAAAGCGGTCCGCCATGACGACAAACAGCTCGTCTACATGACGTTTGACGACGGCCCCCGCCCCGAGACGCTGTTGTTGCTCGACGTGCTCAAGAAGCACCAAGTGAAAGCGACATTTTTCATCCTCGGCAAACAGGTCAAAGGCAACGAGGACGTGTTGAAACGGATCGTCGCCGAAGGACACGCGCTCGGTCTGCACAGCATGACCCACGACAAAAAAGCGTTCTACAAGTCACCGAAGTCCGCCGTCACGGAGATGAAGCACGTCCAGCAGCTCATCTTCCAAACGACCGGGGTGAAGACGAACGTCATGCGCGTGCCGTATGGAAGTGTGCCGCATATGACGAAGCGCCACCGCGACGCGATGACAACGGCCGGGTTCCCTATGTGGGACTGGAACGTCGACAGTCTCGATTGGAAACGAAAAGACGACCCGCGCCTGCTTCAGTTCGACACGATTCAAAAGGTGCGCGCCAATCGGGCGAAACAAGTCGCCTCGGTCGTCTTGATGCACGACCAGTCGACGTCCGCGGCCTCACTCGACTATATCCTTCGTCATTTGAAGCGAGAGCAATACGTGTTCACGACGATCACGGACACCACGCCGCCTTATAACTTCTATAACAAATGGAACACGAATACGTCACGAAAATGA
- a CDS encoding TVP38/TMEM64 family protein: protein MPRRLKLSLLLMLFGSLIYLTHFHYELRPSDVRDVVLSFGWWGPLVFILIYAVGPLIFLPTSVLSLGAGLAFGVWPGVLYIIVGATAAAVTGYVMARLFGRSVLNVDRYPWSEKLFTQMEQRGFLYVFVLRLIPLVSFDLLSYAAGISKVRFRSFLLATVLGMIPGTLAYSFLGASLASGSVTTVFIAALVFVSLIGVTYYFRKPVQKWLGLM, encoded by the coding sequence ATGCCACGTCGGCTCAAACTCAGTCTTCTGCTCATGTTGTTCGGAAGCCTCATCTACCTCACGCACTTCCATTACGAGTTACGTCCGTCCGACGTGCGTGACGTCGTCTTGTCGTTCGGCTGGTGGGGACCGCTCGTGTTCATCCTCATCTACGCGGTCGGCCCGCTCATCTTCTTGCCGACGTCTGTCCTCTCGCTCGGTGCCGGGCTCGCGTTCGGTGTCTGGCCCGGGGTGTTATACATCATCGTCGGCGCGACCGCGGCGGCCGTGACCGGGTACGTCATGGCCCGCTTGTTCGGCCGCTCGGTGCTCAACGTCGACCGTTATCCGTGGTCGGAGAAGCTGTTCACGCAGATGGAACAGCGCGGTTTCCTCTACGTGTTCGTGTTGCGGCTCATCCCGCTCGTCAGTTTCGATTTGCTCAGCTACGCGGCCGGCATCTCAAAAGTCCGCTTCCGATCATTTCTCCTCGCGACCGTGCTCGGGATGATCCCCGGGACGCTCGCCTATAGCTTTTTAGGGGCGAGCCTCGCCTCGGGGAGTGTGACGACAGTCTTCATCGCCGCCCTCGTCTTCGTGAGTCTGATCGGGGTCACCTACTATTTCCGAAAGCCTGTCCAAAAGTGGCTCGGATTAATGTAA